In the genome of Streptomyces sp. P3, the window AGATGCAGGTCCGCGCCGATCCGCCGCGCGGAATCGACCCATGAATCCGCCATGGGAACGCACCCTACCGGCGGTCTTTCCTCTTCCCGGGGTGGGGCCGGACGACATCTGCGCCGGGGCCGCGGCCCGCTTCGGCGAGTGCGAACCGGCCCGAGGCGCCGGCCCAGGTGCCAACCCTGATCCGCACGATCGGCACGTGGAACGGGGCGGCTCCGGCGACGGCGCAGCTCGCGAGGACCGACGGACGGCGCAGCGCGCGAACCCCGCGAAGGCGGGCGGGCGGCCGGGCGGCCGGATCGGACGCGGCGCGGCGGTCCGTGTCCTAGACGCTCATCGGCCGGTCGTACGGTCCGATCGGCGCCGGCAGCCGGGAAGTCCCCGTCAGACTGCGGTCGACGGCCGCCGCCACCGCCCGTCCCTCGGCGATGGCCCACACGATCAGCGACTGGCCGCGGGCCGCGTCCCCCGCGGCGAAGACGCCGGGGACGTTCGTCGTGAAATCGGCGTCCCGCACGAGCGTCCCGCGCGGCTCCAGAGCCAGACCGAGCTGTTCGACGAGGCCGTCCTCCCGGTCGGGTCCCGAGAAGCCGAGGGCGAGCAGCACCAGGTCGGCGTGGAGTGCGCGGGCCGTGCCCGCCACCGGCCTGCGTCGCACGTCCACCTCCGTCAGGTGCAGGGACCGCACGTGACCGGTCTCGTCCCCGGTGAAACGGAGCGTGGACGCGGCGAACAACCGGGCGTCCGCGTCCGCGGCCGGCGCGGACTCCAGATCGCGCGCCTCCTCGTGCGCCGGCGAGAGCCGGTAGATCTTCGGATACGTCGGCCAGGGGTCGGCGTCCTCGTCGCGCTCCGCGCCGGGCTGCGCGTAGATGTCCAGCTGGGTCACGGACGCGGCGCCCTCGCGCACCGCCGTGCCCAGGCAGTCGGCACCCGTGTCGCCGCCGCCGACGATGACGACGTGCTTGCCGGAGGCGGACATCGGGGACGTCTCCAGATCCCCCTCGCACACCCGGTTGGCCAGCGGCAGATACTCCATCGCCTGATGTATGCCGGTCAACTCCCGCCCCGGTACGTGCAGTTCGCGCCACTCGGTCGCCCCGGTGGCGATCACCACGGCGTCGTAGCGGGTCCGCAGATCCGCGGCCATGACGTCCCGCCCGACGGTGGTCGAGGTACGGAACTTCGTGCCCTCGGCCCGCATCTGCTCGATCCGGCGTTCGAGATGACGCTTCTCCATCTTGAACGCGGGAATGCCGTACCGCATCAGCCCGCCGACGCGGTCGTCCTTCTCGTAGACCGCGACCGTGTGCCCGGCCCGGGTGAGCTGCTGCGCGGCGGCCAGTCCGGTGGGCCCGGAGCCGATCACGGCCACCGTCTTGCCCGACAGCCGGTCCGGCGGCCGGGGCGGCGTCAGACCGTCGGCCCAGGCCCGGTCGGCGATGGCCGCCTCGACGTTCTTGATGGTGACGGCCGGCTGGTTGATGGCCAGGACGCAACCGGCCTCGCACGGCGCGGGACACAACCGGCCGGTGAACTCGGGGAAGTTGTTCGTCGCGTGCAGCCGCTCGGCGGCCGCCCGCCAGTCCTCCCGCGACACCAGGTCGTTGAAGTCCGGGATCAGATTGCCGAGCGGACAGGCGTCGTGGCAGAACGGTACGCCGCAGTCCATGCACCGGTCGGCCTGCTCGCTGATGAGGGGCAGCAGCGCTCCGGGGACGTACACCTCGTCCCAGTCCGCGACCCGTTCCTCGACCGGCCGACGGGGCCAGTCCCGGCGCGGTGTGGTCATGAATCCCTTGGGATCGGCCATGGGCGTGCCCCTTGTGTACGCGTACGACAGGCCGAGCGTCGTCGGGCGGCACTCTCCCGGCCACGATACGTTCTGCCGGCCCCCCATGCAGAGGGGAGTGACAGGGGTGCTTCGGTCAGATCAGGGCGAGGACGTACACGGCCGCCGAGCCCGCGGACGCCAGCGTGCGCACATGGTTCCACCGCGTCCACTCACGCAGGTAGACGGGCCAGTACGCGACGGCCTCCGGTGTGCCCGGCCCCTTCCGCATCAGCGCCTCGTTGCGCGGCACGTTCGCCACGACGGTCACCCCGAAGGCGCCGCACAGGTACAGCGCGCTGCCCACCAGCAGGCGTGCGGTCCCGTGGTCCGGCCACAACACGAACGTCACCACGGTGATCACCGCGCACAGCGTCGCGGAGCCGAGGAACAGGACCATGAACACCGGTGTCATGGCCGAGGTGTTGATCGCGTTCATGGCGGCGACGCCCTGCGCGGGCGGCAGCGCGGCGAGCCCTCGCATCACCAGGACGGAGAAGGCGCAGAAGACCCCGGCCATCAGTCCCGTCGTCAGCGCGCCCAGCACCGCGAGCACCACATACGGTCCCTCGATCATGACAACGTCAACCCCCACCCGTCGAGCCTGATCCTGCCCGGTGCCGTCGCTCACCTCAAGTGAAAACCCGGTCGTGATCGTCCACCATCGTCGGGACGCGCGACGACATGCGGGGACGTCCTAACTCGCACCCGGGTGCGCCGGTGCCCGCGTCTTCGCCGTCCCGGCCGCCCCCGCCTTCCCCGCCGTCCCGAGAGTTCCGGTCCCCGGCGTCCCCGTCCCCGCCGTCCCGGCTGTTCTCGCAGTCCCGGCCGTCCCCGCTGACTCCGCATGCCCCTCCGCATGGTCCGAACCCGCGCCCCACGTACCCCGCTCTACGCCGAGGTTCCGTCCCGGGCCGTCGGGGCGTCCCGATCCTCGCCCCATGTGCGGATCACGGTCTCCACGTCCGCCGCGATCCGGCGGCGCGCCTCGTGCCGTGGCACGCCGCTCATCAGCAGCCGGTCATACGGCGTGTCCACATGTCGGACGGACGCCCTGACCGCGAAGACGACCGCCGCCTCGGACAGGGCCCGCCCGGCGGCGCTGCGGCCGACCCGGCCGCTGCCGCGCAGCGACGCATGCGCGGCGATCCCGCGCGCCCGGTCCGCCGGACAGCCGGGGAACAGCCGCAGAACCTCGGTCGCGAACAACCCCGTGAAGTGCGCGTCCTGCGCCGACCGCAGCCGGGCGTCGCGCGCCCGACGCCGACGCCGGGCCTCCGCGTCCGCCAGGCACCGCTCCTCGGCCCGGGCGAGCGCCGCCTCCTCGACCAGGACGCCCTCTCGTTCGTAGCGCCCTTTGCGCCGGTTGAACCGGACGACCACCACCGACAGCCCGCTCTCCTCCCGTGACCTGCGCGTCAGCGCCGTGTCGCCGCGCGGCAGGAACACCAGGTGCCCGAGGTCGGCGCAGTCGAGGCAGCGCGGTGCGGCGTCCTCCAGGACCAGCATCGACAGCGGCCCGCGTCGACAGCCGGCGCAGTGTTTCCGCCGCAGCGGCTGGACGACCAGAAGACCGGTCCCGACACCGACCGCACGTCCGGGTCCGGGGCCGCCGATACCGACCGCGGACCCGATTCCGGGCGCGGGGACGGGGATGGGTCCAGGCACGGGTCCGGGTTCGGGGGCGGCCACGGGTTCGGTTTCGGGGGTGGGCTCGGGAGTGGGTCCAGGCACGGGTCCGGGGGTGGGGAGGGCTGCGCTTGCCATGGCGGCTTCATTCCCCGTCCCCGGCGCGGCGGCACCTGTCCGCCGTCCGCCGCGAGCCTCGACGTCCGCCACGAGCCCGCCGCCCGCCCGCTGGAGACCGCCCGCGGGCCGCCGTGGTGAGCGCCTGGCGCATCATGGCCGTGTGCGACTCGAAGCGATCACCTGGGAACGGCTCGGCGACCTCCTCACCGAGCGCCTGCTCGAACTGGAACCGGCCGACGGCAGCCCCTGGCGGCGCATCGCCTTCGACGGCGCACCGGCGGCCCGCCCCGGAGAGCTCGCCGAGCGCGTCGCGGAAGCGCTGCGCACCCGCGGCCGGCCCTCGTGCGTCGTGGACACGCACGGCTTTCTGCGCCCGGCCTCCCTCCGGCTGGAGTACGGCCGGCACGACGTGGACGCCTACCTCGACGGCTGGTTCGACACCGGCGCCCTGTGGCGCGAGGTGTTCAACCCGCTCGAAGCCGACGGCGACGGGCGGATCCTGCCCGACCTGCGGGACCCCGTCACCGACCGGGCCACCCGCAGCGATTACGTCCCGCTGCCCCCGGGAGGCTTTCTGCTGCTGCACGGTCCGCTGCTGCTGCGGCACTGGTTCCCCTTCGATCTGACGATCCACGCGCTCCTCTCCCCGGCCGCCCTGCGCCGCCGCACCCCCGAGGCCGACCACTGGACGCTGCCCGCCTTCGAGCGGTACGCCCAGGAGACCGACCCCGCCGCCACCGCCGACGTACTCGTCCGCGCGGACGACCCCCGCCACCCGGCCTGGGGCGGCTGACTTCCGGACCGGGCGGCCGGCTTGCGCGCCCGCGAACCGCACACGGCCAGGGACGTCCCCGGGCGTCTGCGCCCGCGGAGCAGCGCGGAGTTGAGATGCGCCCGCCCGGCGGCGCGGCGAGAATGAAGGACGCCGGGACTGCGGCGCCCCCCGCGCCGCGCCGGCCGTCCGGCACCGGGAGGTACGTCATGACCACCGCCGGAGACATCATGCACCGGGGCGCCCAGTGGATCCCCGCCCACGAGACCCTCGACCGCGCCGCCCAGCTGATGCGCGAACTGAACGTCGGGGCACTGCCGATCAGCGACGAGAACGAGCGGCTCTGCGGCATCCTCACCGACCGGGACATCGTCGTCGGCTGCGTGGCCGTGGGGCGCGACCCGGCCCAGGTCACCGCCGGGGACATGGCGCAGGGAACACCGCGCTGGGTCGACGCGGGCGCGGACGTCGGCGAGGTGCTCCAGGAGATGAAGGACCACCAGATCCGCCGGCTTCCCGTCATCGAGAACAAACGCCTGGTGGGCATGATCAGCGAAGCCGACCTCGCCCGGCACCTGACCGACGACCAGATCGCCGCCTGGGCGGAGAGCGTCTACGCGCGGAGTGGACCGGCCCCGGCATGACGACCCCCCGGGCCCGCGGGGTCAGAGCCAGCCGTTGCGCCGGAAACCCCGGTGCAGGATGCGGCAGCCGACGGATATCACCACGATGACCAAGGGGTAGCCGAACCTCCAGTGCAGCTCCGGCATGGTGTCGAAGTTCATGCCGTACACCCCGCAGATCATCGTGGGCACGGCGATGACCGCCGCCCAGGCCGTGATCTTGCGCATGTCCTCGTTCTGCGCGACCGTGACCTGCGCCAGATGCGCCTGCAGGATCGAGTTGAGCAGTTCGTCGAAAGCAGCGATCTGCTCGGTGGCACGCAACAAGTGGTCCGAGACGTCCCGGAAGTAGGCCTGTATCTCCGGGTCGATCACCCGCACCGGCCGGTCCGCGAGGTCGAGGAGCGGACGGCCGAGCGGGACCACCGCCCGTTTCAGCTGCAGGAGTTCCCGCTTGAGCTGGTAGATGCGCCCCGGATCGGCCCGCGCGCCGTTCTCGGCGAACACGTCCGTCTCGACCTGGTCGATGTCCGCCTGCACGGCGTCGACGACGTGGAGGTAGTCGTCGACCACGTGGTCCGCGACGGCGTGCAGAACCGCCGACGGCCCCTTGGCCAGCTGCGCGGCGTCGGATTCCAGCTCCTCGCGCAACGGTCCGAGCGAGCCGTGCCGTCCGTGCCGCACCGTGATCACGAAGTCCCGTCCGACGAACACCATGATCTCGCCGGTGTCGACCACTTCGCTGGTCGCGGTGAGCTCCTCGTGCTCGAGGTAGCAGACCGTCTTGAACACCGCGAACAGCGTCTCGCCGTACCGCTCGACCTTCGGCCGCTGATGGGCCTCGACGGCGTCCTCGACGGCCAGCGGATGCAGGTCGAAGAGCTGGGCGACGCCGGCGAACTCGTCGTTCGTGGGCTCGTGCAGACCGAGCCACACGAAGCCGTGACCGCTCCTGCGCGTCCGCTCCACCGTGTCGACCAGATCCACGCCGTGCTCGGCGCGCACGCCGTCCCGGTACGTCACGCAGTTCACCACCGAGGACCCCAGCGGGGACCGTGCGTGATGACTCAGGTCGACCCGGGGACGTTGCCGCGCCAGCCTCGCCACCCCACGCAGGCCGCCGACCCTTCCGAGGCCCGTGACCTTCCGCAGATTCCCCGCCATGGTCATCCGGGTCTCCTTGCGTGTTTCCCCTCGCGCCGCGACCTGCGCCCTGGCACGCCAGTCTGCCAGGCCACCGCATGTCGGGGGCAGGCCTGTGGAAAGGAGCAATTCCGTTTTGTTCCCGGCTGTGGACGAAGGGGCTTCGCACTGCTGAGGGAGCTGCTACCGCCCCTCCCGACACGGGATCCCGGCCGCGTCGACCACCTCCGGCGAGTCGCACGGCTGGGATGATCGGCGTATGACGCGACCCGACGGATACCTCCTCGACAACCGGCAGCCCGAGGCGGGGGAACGCTTCGACGCCTTCGCCGCCCTCTTCGACCCGACCACGTTCCGTCATCTCGAAGGGCTCGGGGTCGGTCCCGGCTGGCGCTGCTGGGAAGCCGGCGCGGGCGGCACCTCCGTCGTGTCCTGGCTGGCGAAGAAGGTCGGTCCGACGGGCAAGGTCCTCGCGACCGACATCGACACCTCCCGCCTGACGTCGGCCGCCCGCCCGCCGGTCGAGGTCCGCGTCCACGACCTCGGCGCCGGCGAGCCGCCGACGGAGGGCTTCGATCTGGTGCACGCCCGCCTCGTGCTGGTCCACGTACCGGACCGGGAGCGGGCGTTGCGGTCCTTGGTGGGCGCTCTGCGCCCGGGCGGACGGCTGCTGATCGAGGACGCCGACCCCGCCCTGCAGCCCCTGCTCTGCCCCGACGAGCACGGCCCCGAGCAACAGCTCGCGAACCGTCTGCGGCACGGTTTCCGCCAGCTCCTCGCCGGCCGGGGCGCCGACCTCGCCTACGGCCGCAAGCTGCCACGTCTGCTGCGCGAGGCCGGACTGCGCCGCGTCGAGGCCGACGCCTACTTCCCCGTCGCCTCGCCCGCCTGCGCCGCCCTGGAGTCCGCGACGGTGCGCCAGATCCGCGAGCAGCTCGTCGGGGCGGGCGTCGCGACGGACGAGGAGATCGACCGTCATCTGGCGAACGTCGCCGAGGGCAGCATGGACCTGGCGACGGCCCCGCTGATCTCGGCCTGGGGACGCAAGGAGTAAGGAGTGGCGAGGCCGCGGAGGCCGCGCACGGACGAAGGCTCGCCGCGGAGTCGACGCAGTGAGGGCGCACGCCGGGGACGGGCGGCTCGGTGCCCGCCCGGAGTGCCGACAGGGGCGTCGCGCGGCGTCAGCCCGCCACGCCGGTCCGGTCCGTCGTCGCGCTCTCCTGCGGGGTCGGCGGTCTGCCGCCCACCCGTTCCACGGCCCGGGCTCCAGCCCGGCATCCCTCGACCGCCGCGACCGAGGTGTCGACGCCCGCGAGCAGTGCGGCGAGGAACGCGCCGGTGAAGGCGTCGCCGGCGCCCGTGGTGTCCCGGGGAGTGGCGGGGGCAGCGGGAACGCGGGCGAGGACCGTGCCCCCGCGGGCCACGAGCGCGCCGTCCGCACCCTGCTTGGCCACCACCAGCGGCACGTGGCGGCTCAGCTCGGCCGCAGCGTCCGCGCCGTCGGGCACCCCGGTGAGCAGCCGGGCCTCGTCACGGCTGGGCAGCAGCACGTCCACGTCCGTGACGAGGCCCAGGAAGCGGGGGAGGCCCAGTTCCACCAGAAAGCCCGCCGACGCCGGATCGAGGCTCACCGGGATGCCCCGCGCGCGTGCCGACCCCGACGCCGTCCGCACCAGTGCCCGCCCCGACTCCGAGAACAGCAGGTAGCCGGAGAGATGGAGCCGGCCGACGCCGTCCAGCAGGGAGTCCGACCAGTCGGCGGGGGCGAGGCGCAGGGAGGCGCCGCTGTCGGTGAGGAACGTCCGCTCCGCCGCCGCGTCCGTGTCGACGAGGCAGATCACCGTGCCGGTCGACGCCTGCCGGTCCACGACGAGCAGGGGCCGCACCCCGCCGGCGGTCAGCGCCCGTTCGTGCCAGGTCACCGATTCCGCGCCCACCCGGCCGAGCAGCCGGACATCCGCGCAGCCCCAGTGGGCGGCCCAGCACGCCACGTTGGCGCCCGCGCCGCCCGGCAGGGTCCGGATCACCGCGACCGTGTCCGTTCCCGAGGCCAGCGGACCCCGGTGCCGGGCGACGACGTCCGTCACCACGTCCCCGACGACCAGCAGCGCCCCGCCTCCCGGGGGCCCCGTCGGCCCGCGACCGGACGGTCGCTCGGACACGGCCGTCGCCTCCGGGCCGGCCGTCGCCCCGGATCCGCCCCGCACGGCCGCGCCGGACGTGCCGTGCGCGCCGGACGCGCCCTCCGCGTCCGCGGTCGGCCCCGCGCCCGCGGGCGCCTTCGGGCTCCGGACCGGGTCGGCGTGATCACGGATCGCCCCGTCCGGTCGCGCCGTCATGCCGAGGACCACGCCGTCGCGATCCGCGCCGCCAAACGCACGTTGCCGCGCACCGCCGCCAGGTTGGCGCCCAGGGACGCGCCGTCGGTGTGCCGGACGAGATAGTCGAGCAGGAACGGCGTGACGCCCTGGCCGGAGACGCCGGCCTCCTCGCACGCGTGCAGCGCGTCGGCGAGCACACGCGCGTGCAGCGCGGGATCCAGCTGCTCCTCCTCGGGGACCGGATTGGCGACGATCAGGGCCGAGTGGGGCACGCCGAGCGCGTCCTGGGCCCGCATCACGTCGGCCACCTGCTCCGGAGTGTGCACCGTCCAGTCCACCGGATGACCCGAGTCGGACAGGTAGAACCCGGGGAAGCGGTCGGTGCCGTACCCGGCGACCGCGACGCCCAGCGTCTCCAGCCGTTGCAGGGTCGCGGGCACGTCGAGGATCGACTTGACCCCCGCGCAGACCACCGTGACCCGTGTGCTCGCCAGCAGCCCCAGGTCGGCCGACTCGTCCTGGGTGACCGTCCACTGCCGGTGCACCCCGCCGAGGCCGCCCGTCGCGAACACCCGCACGCCCGCCAGCGCCGCCAGCAGCGCCGTCGCCGACACCGTGGTCGCGCCGCTCGCACCGGAGGCCACCGCCAGCGGCAGGTCGCGATGGCCCAGCTTGCGGAACCCGTCCTCGTTGGCGACCCGCTCCAGCTGCTTCTCGTCCAGGCCCACATGGGGCCGCCCGTCGAGCACGGCGATCGTCGCCGGCACCGCGCCCCCGGCGCGCACGACGGCCTCCAGTTCCGCCGCCACCTCAAGATTGCGCGGGCGCGGCAGCCCGTGCGAGATGATCGTTGACTCCAGCGCCACCACGGGTTGACGCGCGTCGACCGCGTTCCGCACCTCTTCCGACACCACCAGCACCACGCGCCCGCCTCCTGTCCGTTTCTCTCCCCTCATCTCTGGCGGGCGGCGCGCCCGGTCAAACCCTTGCGTCCTGTGGGGCAGGACACCAGCCTGGACGGCATGACGCAGCACACGGCACGCCTCGACCACGTCGTCCTGTGGGTGCGCGATCCGGCGGCCGCAGCCGACTTCTACGAGCAGGCCGTCGGGCTGACGCCCGTCAGGCTCGCCGCGTTCGTCGCGGGCGAGGAGCCCTTCCCCTCCGTCCGCGTCAGCGAGGACTGTCTGCTCGACCTGATGCCGTCGGCGGCGGCGCCGCAGATGAAGATGCTTCCCGGCGCCGCCGACAGCGCGGGGCATCCCGTCAACCACGTCTGTCTCGCCCTGCCGAGGGGAGACTTCGACGCCCTCCGCACCCGTCTGGAGGAGCGCGCCGTTCCGGTCTCGGACGTCACGCACGGCTCCTTCGGCGCCCGCGGTGACGCCACGGGCAGTTTCTACTTCCGCGACCCGGACGGCAACGTCGTGGAGGCGCGGCACTACGACTGACGAGCGCCGCCTTCGCCGCCGCGGCTCCCGTTCCGGGTGAGCAACGCCAGGGCGGCCAGCGGGAGGAGCAGGGTCGCCGCGGCCACGTTGAGCCACCCGTAACTCGCCCGCGCCACCACGAGCCCCGCGATCGCCCCGCCCACACCCGCCGAGGTGTTCATGGTGAGGTCGGAGATTCCCTGCGCGGCGGCCCGCGCGGACTGCGGCACCGCGTCGGTGAGCAGTGCCGAGCCGGAGACCAGCCCGGCCGACCAGCCGAGGCCCAGGACGAACAGTCCGGCGGCGGTCTGCCGGTGGTCGTCGCCGGCCGTCCCGGCCAGGAACAGGGCCACGGCCAGCAGCCCGGCGGCGAGGCCCGTCACGGAGAGGCGCCCCACCCGGTCGGCCAGCCGCCCCATCAACGGCGCGAACGCGTACATGCCGGCGATGTGCCCGCTGATGACCAGCCCGATCAGCTCGATGCTCGCGCCGTGGTGGGAGAGGTCCACCGGGGTCATCGACATGACCGAGACCATCGCGGTGTGCGACACCGCCACCGTCACCAGCGCCAGCCGCGCGTACGGCGATGCGGCGACGGCCGTCAGCCCCGCCCGCAGGGAACGGGCCCCGGGGGAGCACTCGTCCTCCGGGGCGAGCGCGCGGGCCGTCAGCAGCGGGTCAGGGCGCAGCAGGACCGCCACGACCACCGCAGCCAGGACGAAGATGCCGCCCGCCCACAGGAAGGGGCCCGCCGCCGCGGGTATCCCCAGCCCGGCGATGCTGCGGCCGGCCGGCGCGGCGATGTTCGGGCCGAGGACCGCTCCGATGGTCGTCGCCCACACGACGTGGGAGATGGCCCGCGCGCGATGCTGCGGCTCGGCGAGGTCGGCGGCGGCGAACCGGGCCTGCAGATTCGCCGAGGAGGCCGCGCCGAACGCGGCCATGCCGCACAGCAGCAGCGGAAAGTTCCCGAGGCGCGCAGCCATCACCACGACGCCCGCTCCCAACGCGCCGACCAGGTAGGCCAGCACCAGCCCGGGCCTGCGCCCGCGCGCGGTCATCAGCGCGGCCATCGGCATCGACAGCACGGCCGTACCGGCGACGGTGGCGGTGGGTGCGAGCCCGGACAGGGCCTCGGTGCCGCTGACCTGCCGGGCCAGGACGGCGGCCAGCGCGATACCGGTGGCGACGCCGAGCCCGCCGAGGATCTGGCTGGAGATGAGCACGGCGGTCGTGCGCCGGCGCAGTGTGGGCAGGTGCACAGCGTCCACGTGCGGCGCCGCGGCGCGCTCGGCGGCGGTCACATCAGGCTCCTCTCGACGGCACGGGTCGGCGTCGCCGCACGGAAGACCCGCACCACGACAGAGACCTGAGCCACCGCGTGGCCGTGCGCGACGGCCCGGCCACGCGGACAGACGGACATCCGGGTCACCGGCGCAGTCTCCCCCCTCCGCCCCGTGCCGCCCAGACCCCTGCGGAGCGGCTCGGGCCACCGGAACGAACGGTTCAGAACAACGGTTCGGGCAGGACCCCCTCCAGGGCGAGCAGCTTCCGCTTGGTCTCCAGACCGCCCCCGAAGCCGCCGATGCCGCCGTCCCTCTCCACCACCCGGTGGCAGGGCACGACGACCGGCAGCGGGTTGGACCCCATCGCGGCGCCCACCGCCTGCGCGGCCCCCGGCTGCCCCACCCGCTCCGCCAGATCGCCGTAACCCACGACGGCCCCGTAGGGAACACCGGTGGCCAGTTCCCGCAACACCTGACGGTTGAAGCCCGAGATCAGGGACCAGTCCAGGGGCAGCTCGAAGACCTGCCGCTCACCGGAGAAATAGGCCTGGAACTGGCGTATCGCCTCGGCCAGCAACGGGGAGCCGGGCGCCTCGACGGGCTCCGTTCCCAGCCGATCCGCCAGCCTTGAGAGCGCCTTGTCGCGCACCACGTCGGTGGCGTGGAAGACCACGTTGAGCAGTCCCTCGGAGCTCGCCGCCAGCATCAGCGGCCCGATGTCGGTGTTCACGACGGCCCACACGACCCGCTGTCCGTACTCCGCATGGCTGTCCATGCGCCCACGGTACGGGCAGCCACCGACAACGCCCTGCGAGGGCCGCGCGTCAGAACCAGTACAGCGCCCGCCGCACCACGTCGGGCCGGTCGGTGATGACGCCGTCGACGCCGTACCCGGCGACGGCCCGGGCGGTCTCCGCGTCGTCGACGGTCCAGGTGAACACCTTCATCGGCCGCCCGTGCGGTCCGGTGAGCTCCTGCACCGCGGCGACGTACGCCTGGGAG includes:
- a CDS encoding methylated-DNA--[protein]-cysteine S-methyltransferase, with translation MDSHAEYGQRVVWAVVNTDIGPLMLAASSEGLLNVVFHATDVVRDKALSRLADRLGTEPVEAPGSPLLAEAIRQFQAYFSGERQVFELPLDWSLISGFNRQVLRELATGVPYGAVVGYGDLAERVGQPGAAQAVGAAMGSNPLPVVVPCHRVVERDGGIGGFGGGLETKRKLLALEGVLPEPLF